The region TTACTACTTATTTGTATAGATATTATGTTAAGTTCTTATGAAAAAAAGAAGAAATCAGGTAGATCTAACTTATTCATCCCTATTTATTCAAGGTTAAATTTTCTAAAAATAGCCAATAATTTTAATTATTCTTTGCAAAAAATGGTACAGCCAATATGAAAGAAGGATATAAATTTACACAAGCTTTATCAAAAAATAATATAAACTCTTGCAATGGCGAAACAGAAAACTTTTATGCACAGAAGACTGTAAAGGGTATATTAAAAATTGCTTTAGCAATGTTTTTGCACCCCACAGAGAATTTTAATAAAATTTTAGGTACTCCTTCCAAAAAAATCTGGGCTGTTTTAAGAATAGAGATAATAGCAATGGGTATTTTTGTATGGATAGCACTTATGATCAATGGTTCTATACCTTCTCGGTTGGCTAAACTTTCCATTTTGGGTAAATTTTTCATAAGTCTGTTTTCTATTATCATTAGTGTTATGACTATGTTTGCACTTGGGGGGCTTTGTATAGTTGCTGCATGGTACTTGCTCAGTTTCTTTTACAGTTGGATGGGGAGATATTTAAATGGAAGGGGAAATAAGGATGCTTTACTCTCGGTTTTAGGTTTATTTTTTATAGGCGATATTTTATTTTTTACCCCGATATGGTTTATTGAAATCGCCTTTTTTAACAGGATAATGCCTATTAGTGAAATTTTTTCTCCTATTTTTACTATTTTTTATATGACAATTGCCCTTAAGGTAGGGCATAACATCGGTACTTTAAAGGCATTGATCTTACTTTTTTCGCTTCTAATTTTTGCGATTATTATAGGACTGCCTTTAATTCTATTATTTGAAAATTTGAAAGGGCAAGGAGGTATATTATGAAGAAATTAGTTAAAGGAATGACTTTAGGGGTAGTTTTGACAAGCTGGTTTTGCTTTGCAACTCAGCAGGAATTGGCTATCCAAAGAGGGATGGAATGGCTGGTAGCCAATCAAAACCCTGATGGCTATTGGGGAATAGAGACAGATATGTTATCTAAAAGGTTTCATATCACTTGCGAAGTAGCAAATACATTCCATTATCTTGGAACTACGAATATTGCATATTCTAAAGCCATCCAATGGATTGAAAGAGAGACAACTACAAGCTCTCGTGCTATTGCTAGGAAGATTAAGATTTTGGCTGACTATGGCTCAGATACAGCAGAACTGATTGGCACACTGACTTCATCTCAAAATGAAGATGGTGGGTTTGGAGTAGATCGGGGATATGGGAGTGATGTATTAGACACCACCTTTGCCCTACAAGCCCTCAAATCTGCCAACTATTCTAACACCACAGTGATTGAATCTGCCCTCTGGTATCTTACATCAAATCAGAATGATGATGGAGGGTTTGGAATTGCTGGGAAACTATCTTTGGCTGATAGAAGTGCAAAAGAAAGTAAGGTCTACACCACCTCCCTTGCTCTACTTATCCTGAACCAATACCGCAGAGATTATTATCTTGAGGAATCCATCACCAAAGCCACCAATTGGCTTATAACCCAAAACCCAGAATCCTTATGGGAGAAAGCCATTGCCTATTCGGCAAGTGCGGAATGCGGAATGCAGAATGCGGAATTATTAAACTATATTTTAGCCAATCAATGGGAGAATGGAAGCTGGGATAATGACCCATTTACTACCGCTTTATGCTTAAGGGCGATTAAAGATAGCCTGATACCACCACCTATTATAGACCTGAAAGCCTGTTATATCTCCTACTCTCCAGGAACACCTTCTGCTTCTGATACCATACTTCTTAATGGCTCTCTCTTCAATTCAGGAAGCACTACCCTAACTGGCATAGAATCCCAGTTTTATATAGCCACATCTACCTTAGGGCCAATACTCTTTATCCCAAGATTAGAACCACAAAGATATGCTACAGTCAGCCTCAGCCTATCATCTGCTGCCGGGACATACACTATTCTTGCCATCTTTGACCCAAGAAATCTTATTGAAGAAGAGAACGAAGAGAATAATACAGCTACTGCTACCTTAATTGTTTCTGAAACAGTTGTTGGTCCACCTGATCTTATGATTAAAAATATCTCTGTATCCACCTTTACACCAACCGCCGGTGAACTGATTATTATCTCTGCCACCATCACCAATACAGGAGAAAGCAAGGCAGAGAATCTGTTGGTTCAATTCTTTTCTGATGCCATCCAACTTAATGATGATTTATATGTGTTCAGCTAGATGTTAAAGTTTAAAATTGTTGTTGACAAAAATAGGGTTCAAGAATATAATGAGGCTATAATAAATTTAAGGGGGTGAGAAGATAGATGGATTTTGTATTTCAATGTATATTTACGGTAATCGGGGCTTTTCTTTCCTTTATCCTGACCCTATTGTTTGTCCAGAATGGTAGGCAGATAAAGATAATCGCCGGGAAGATGGATGAGGGGTTTAGAAAGATGGACGAGGGGTTTAAAAGGATAGCAGAGGTTATCACCCAAGAAATAGCCTCTACAAAAGAGCTTATAGTCCAAGAAATGGCTTCTACAAAAGAGCTTATCGCTCAGGAAATAGCCTCTACAAAAGAGCTTATCGCTCAAGAAGGCCGTGCTACAAAAGAGCTTATCGCTCAAGAAGCAGCCTCTACAAGAGAACTTATAAAAGTCCTTGCCGAGATTAAGAAAGGATAGGAGGAAAAGAGATGTTAAGGAAGATTTACAAAACAACCGCCTGGGTGGTTCTTTTAACCTTTGGGTTTCAGGCAATAGGTGGGAATTTATGGGCAAGTGTTATCAGAGCACCAGAGCACCAGAGCACCAGAGCACCAGAAAAGACAATAGGAGAAGAATGGGTTAAAGCAATTAAGGGATTAGAGGCTCTATTAGAGGAATCGGGAAAGAGGGGATTTCAAATCCAAGAATCCAAGCTTAATGACAAGAAGAAAGAGATTGAGAAGCTTGATGAGAAATTAAGAGAGGAATTCAAAGAAACCGAGGAATTCCTTAAGGAAAAGAAATTGCCTGAGAAAATCCTTCAAAGGCACTATGAGTTTGTTAAGCAATATGAGCAGAATTACGCTAAACTTCAAGCCAAACTCAAAAAAGCAATAACCACGAAGGACACGAAGAGCACGAAGGAATTAAAAGATTTCCTAGAAAAGGCACAGTATAAACC is a window of bacterium DNA encoding:
- a CDS encoding Yip1 family protein gives rise to the protein MKEGYKFTQALSKNNINSCNGETENFYAQKTVKGILKIALAMFLHPTENFNKILGTPSKKIWAVLRIEIIAMGIFVWIALMINGSIPSRLAKLSILGKFFISLFSIIISVMTMFALGGLCIVAAWYLLSFFYSWMGRYLNGRGNKDALLSVLGLFFIGDILFFTPIWFIEIAFFNRIMPISEIFSPIFTIFYMTIALKVGHNIGTLKALILLFSLLIFAIIIGLPLILLFENLKGQGGIL
- a CDS encoding prenyltransferase/squalene oxidase repeat-containing protein — encoded protein: MKKLVKGMTLGVVLTSWFCFATQQELAIQRGMEWLVANQNPDGYWGIETDMLSKRFHITCEVANTFHYLGTTNIAYSKAIQWIERETTTSSRAIARKIKILADYGSDTAELIGTLTSSQNEDGGFGVDRGYGSDVLDTTFALQALKSANYSNTTVIESALWYLTSNQNDDGGFGIAGKLSLADRSAKESKVYTTSLALLILNQYRRDYYLEESITKATNWLITQNPESLWEKAIAYSASAECGMQNAELLNYILANQWENGSWDNDPFTTALCLRAIKDSLIPPPIIDLKACYISYSPGTPSASDTILLNGSLFNSGSTTLTGIESQFYIATSTLGPILFIPRLEPQRYATVSLSLSSAAGTYTILAIFDPRNLIEEENEENNTATATLIVSETVVGPPDLMIKNISVSTFTPTAGELIIISATITNTGESKAENLLVQFFSDAIQLNDDLYVFS